A single genomic interval of Alistipes provencensis harbors:
- a CDS encoding DUF4493 domain-containing protein — translation MKRHITYAALLLCTALAVASCSGEAADGDSAAGTGMLEMNISTTRAEADGEYDPKDHLVARIYNSRSELIRKYTSETYVKQLELIAGEYRIAVEAGEIVPASFTKRFYKGEETFTVNPGQTTVAEVKCTRQNTAAEVKFDASVTKSFGTDFHFWIVADDTFDEEKAEQETVPALKYTSDATGYFTLPEGVTTFVWHFEGTHADRGEIVMEGRQENIQAGVKYVFTCLFSKDRPGSIQCVVIKVDTSSDEQDDTIVFSPSPTVEGDGFDISQPQGFIPGEIWTRTYKLAAMAPLKTAELRFGEQTYDLLGDLPEGITAVRDNDLSLTVTLSETFFAGCSAGSHSAAFHVTDSKDAGTTVASELRVQGMLPVESSDYDLWSNTVTLRAMVADPDVTTVIFGLKNGEAWQDMAGTTDGSGYYTATYKPEWTESTNDAGLTVYTPKAGTGIAAGKSYESRVVLDGGTTYTTAAFTTAEGQSIPDGNMDNSSLSCFGTGNTTTTTWGSGNNSLKKELCNQATFDGAACAKLSASVTAGMLAAGNLFYGTFQFTSPFGPGTVGFGQKYEYTARPKALAVKYHATVGQIDVNTHSGPLAIGEQDCSQIFVCIVDWSAQHKVTSGTSTPTGIWNPADQTNLEGSGSIIAYGILPIRESTEGNSLVPAEIPLLFYDKEASAPTGKFTLVISCSTSAYGDYMDGCSKNVMYVDDFEWVY, via the coding sequence ATGAAAAGGCATATCACATACGCCGCCCTGCTGCTCTGCACGGCACTCGCTGTCGCTTCCTGTTCCGGGGAGGCGGCCGACGGGGATTCCGCAGCGGGCACGGGCATGCTCGAAATGAATATTTCGACCACACGCGCCGAGGCCGACGGGGAGTACGACCCGAAGGACCATCTGGTAGCGCGTATCTACAATTCGCGCAGCGAACTGATTCGCAAATACACCTCCGAGACCTATGTGAAGCAACTGGAGCTCATCGCCGGGGAATACCGCATCGCGGTCGAGGCCGGGGAGATCGTTCCCGCCTCGTTCACCAAGCGGTTCTACAAAGGCGAGGAAACCTTCACCGTGAACCCCGGACAGACGACCGTGGCCGAAGTGAAATGCACCCGGCAGAACACCGCCGCCGAGGTGAAATTCGACGCCTCGGTGACCAAGTCCTTCGGCACGGATTTCCATTTCTGGATCGTCGCCGACGACACTTTCGACGAAGAAAAGGCCGAGCAGGAGACAGTTCCGGCGCTGAAATACACCTCCGACGCCACGGGTTACTTCACCCTGCCCGAAGGAGTGACGACCTTCGTCTGGCATTTCGAAGGCACCCACGCTGATCGCGGAGAGATCGTCATGGAGGGCAGGCAGGAGAACATTCAGGCCGGGGTCAAGTATGTCTTCACCTGCCTGTTCTCGAAAGACCGCCCGGGCTCCATCCAGTGCGTCGTCATCAAGGTCGACACCTCGTCCGACGAGCAGGACGATACGATCGTCTTCAGTCCCTCCCCCACCGTCGAGGGCGACGGATTCGACATCTCGCAACCGCAGGGCTTCATCCCCGGCGAGATATGGACGAGAACCTACAAACTCGCGGCCATGGCGCCCCTGAAAACCGCGGAACTCCGGTTCGGCGAACAGACCTACGATCTGCTGGGCGACCTGCCCGAGGGCATCACCGCCGTCAGGGATAACGACCTCAGCCTGACGGTAACCCTTTCCGAAACGTTCTTCGCAGGATGTTCCGCAGGCAGCCACTCCGCCGCGTTCCACGTCACCGACTCGAAAGATGCCGGAACCACCGTCGCCTCGGAACTCCGCGTGCAGGGAATGCTGCCGGTCGAAAGTTCCGATTACGATCTCTGGAGCAACACCGTCACCCTGCGGGCCATGGTGGCCGATCCGGATGTCACGACGGTCATCTTCGGGCTGAAAAACGGCGAAGCGTGGCAGGACATGGCCGGAACGACCGACGGAAGCGGTTATTATACCGCCACCTACAAACCCGAGTGGACCGAATCGACGAACGATGCCGGGCTGACCGTCTACACGCCGAAAGCCGGCACGGGCATAGCCGCCGGCAAAAGCTATGAATCCCGTGTTGTACTGGACGGAGGAACGACTTACACCACCGCCGCTTTCACGACGGCCGAAGGACAAAGTATTCCGGACGGCAACATGGACAACAGTTCCCTCTCCTGCTTCGGGACAGGCAATACAACAACAACGACATGGGGCAGCGGCAACAACTCGCTAAAAAAAGAACTTTGCAATCAGGCCACATTCGATGGTGCCGCCTGTGCCAAATTATCCGCAAGCGTCACAGCAGGTATGCTCGCCGCAGGCAACCTGTTCTACGGAACATTCCAATTCACCTCGCCATTCGGACCCGGCACGGTCGGGTTCGGACAGAAATACGAATACACAGCTCGTCCCAAGGCCTTAGCGGTCAAGTATCACGCGACAGTAGGCCAAATAGATGTCAACACGCATAGCGGACCACTTGCCATCGGCGAACAGGATTGCAGCCAGATATTCGTCTGCATCGTCGACTGGTCGGCGCAGCATAAAGTCACATCGGGAACAAGTACCCCGACAGGCATCTGGAACCCTGCTGACCAAACTAATCTCGAAGGATCAGGTTCCATCATAGCGTATGGCATCCTGCCCATCCGGGAATCGACCGAAGGCAATTCGCTGGTTCCCGCCGAGATCCCTCTTCTGTTCTACGACAAAGAGGCCTCCGCACCCACAGGCAAATTCACGCTGGTCATCTCCTGCTCGACGAGCGCATACGGCGATTACATGGACGGCTGTTCCAAGAACGTCATGTACGTCGACGATTTCGAATGGGTCTATTAA
- a CDS encoding mannose-1-phosphate guanylyltransferase — translation MASNKYCVIMAGGIGSRFWPKSRQSMPKQFLDILGTGKSFIRHTYERFAKMVPAENFLVVTNLKYKELVLEHIPEIGEKQVLCEPVGRNTAPCVAYAAYTLMKQNPDAEMIVTPADHLILNEDDFRAIIAECLAFAADRGVLMTVGIKPTRPDTGYGYIQVSDSQPISKVKCFTEKPDLELAQVFLQSGEFYWNSGIFVWTVRAIVEAFEKYLPEHHALFSGVMRAIGTDAERNVLEIAYSECRAISIDYGIMEKADNVYVRCGEFGWSDVGTWGSVYQHSRKDRYANAIPEKGCYLYDTRSSIVSLPKDKIAVISGLKEYIVVDTDDVLMICPRAEEQNIKKFIDEVKFNNGDKHI, via the coding sequence ATGGCAAGCAATAAATATTGTGTCATCATGGCGGGCGGCATCGGATCGCGTTTCTGGCCCAAAAGCCGGCAGTCGATGCCCAAGCAGTTCCTCGACATTCTGGGGACGGGAAAATCCTTCATCCGCCACACCTACGAACGCTTTGCAAAAATGGTTCCCGCGGAGAATTTCCTCGTGGTGACCAACCTCAAATACAAGGAGCTGGTGCTGGAGCACATTCCGGAGATCGGCGAGAAGCAGGTGCTGTGCGAACCCGTGGGACGCAACACGGCCCCGTGCGTCGCTTACGCGGCCTACACGCTGATGAAGCAGAACCCCGACGCCGAGATGATCGTCACCCCGGCGGACCACCTGATCCTCAACGAGGACGACTTCCGGGCCATCATCGCCGAGTGCCTCGCCTTCGCCGCCGACCGCGGCGTGCTGATGACCGTGGGCATCAAACCCACGCGCCCCGACACGGGCTACGGCTACATTCAGGTCTCGGACAGCCAGCCCATCAGCAAAGTCAAATGTTTCACCGAGAAGCCCGACCTCGAACTGGCGCAGGTCTTCCTGCAGTCGGGCGAGTTCTACTGGAATTCGGGCATCTTCGTATGGACCGTGCGCGCGATCGTCGAGGCTTTCGAGAAATACCTTCCCGAGCACCACGCGCTGTTCAGCGGCGTGATGCGCGCCATCGGCACCGACGCCGAGCGCAACGTGCTGGAGATCGCCTACTCGGAGTGCCGCGCCATCTCGATCGACTACGGCATCATGGAGAAGGCCGACAACGTCTATGTCCGCTGCGGGGAGTTCGGCTGGAGCGACGTCGGGACGTGGGGCTCGGTCTACCAGCATTCGCGCAAGGACCGCTACGCCAACGCCATCCCCGAGAAGGGGTGCTACCTCTACGACACGCGCTCGTCGATCGTCTCGCTGCCGAAGGACAAGATCGCCGTCATCAGCGGCCTGAAAGAGTACATCGTCGTCGACACGGACGACGTGCTGATGATCTGCCCCCGTGCCGAGGAGCAGAACATCAAGAAATTCATCGACGAAGTGAAATTCAACAACGGCGACAAGCACA
- a CDS encoding putative porin encodes MSGFSNRILLVLLLGLLFAVPQAVHSQGFDAKTLMRAQQNGQSGNLYGNNPYEQQEGEEGEQQPQDTTKKERKIRKPLESYFFNDSIRALNNFKWHISRDFNRVEIGPLDTTLTDYRIDYPFYREEVGDIAQGALGQTSLPLNYFRRPQFFDFSFASPYYAYTYNMENVPFYNTKKPMIRMNYAESGQKRFREENFGIMHAQNISPTTGFNVDYKARGTRGQYVWSRTKNHNLAVAVNHTGKRYSVHAGYYNNYIEQQENGGVVGNWAIADTVFEMPSGVPMRLADAEAKNVYRNNAFFVTQSYGIPLQRLTEHDFSMANLSAVYVGHSFEYSSWSKIYTDRNEPYTNERDHRDENGNYVSAEGNYYDNWYINPVETRDSIYERVISNRFFVQAQPWDRNGVVGTLDAGVGIDMHTYSQFELKDYLTGKYTKVNKTSYFFYGSVSGKIKKYVDWDGNLKFYPSGYRGGDLSIGAHLALKGYLRGHPLILEGRFTMDRRSPNYWQENLYSNHYIWNTPLNKENETRFEVKFSVPDFAFEAGAWQGVVSDKIYYKSDSNVGQHSGNVSLTSVYARKDFRLGGLHLDNRVLLQWSTDQDVVPVPLLSAFLSYYYEFWVVRDVLRLQIGLDGRYNTRYYAPGYNPALSVYYNQREVEVGNYPYMDAFAMAKWKRMRIFLKYQHVNKGLFGNGEYFSAARYPLNPGMFKIGISWGFYD; translated from the coding sequence ATGTCGGGATTTTCGAATCGCATATTGCTGGTACTCCTGCTCGGTCTGCTTTTTGCAGTGCCTCAGGCAGTGCATTCCCAGGGTTTCGATGCGAAGACGCTGATGCGCGCCCAGCAGAACGGCCAGTCGGGGAATCTCTACGGCAACAACCCCTACGAGCAGCAGGAAGGCGAGGAGGGGGAACAGCAGCCGCAGGACACGACCAAGAAGGAGCGGAAGATCCGCAAGCCGCTGGAGTCCTATTTTTTCAATGACTCGATACGCGCGCTGAACAACTTCAAATGGCATATAAGCCGCGATTTCAACCGCGTCGAGATCGGGCCTTTGGATACCACGCTGACCGATTACCGGATCGACTATCCGTTCTATCGGGAGGAGGTGGGCGACATCGCTCAGGGAGCTCTGGGGCAGACGTCGCTGCCGCTGAACTACTTCAGGCGGCCCCAGTTCTTTGACTTCAGTTTTGCGAGTCCCTACTACGCGTACACCTACAACATGGAGAACGTGCCCTTCTACAATACGAAGAAGCCGATGATCCGGATGAACTACGCAGAGTCGGGGCAGAAGCGTTTCCGCGAGGAGAATTTCGGCATCATGCATGCCCAGAACATCTCTCCGACGACGGGTTTCAACGTCGACTACAAGGCGCGGGGCACGCGCGGGCAGTATGTCTGGTCGCGGACCAAGAACCACAACCTTGCGGTGGCCGTTAACCATACCGGCAAACGCTATTCGGTGCATGCAGGTTACTATAACAACTACATCGAGCAGCAGGAGAACGGCGGCGTGGTCGGCAATTGGGCTATTGCGGATACCGTTTTCGAAATGCCTTCGGGCGTGCCGATGCGGTTGGCCGACGCCGAGGCGAAGAACGTCTACCGCAACAACGCCTTCTTCGTCACGCAGTCCTACGGCATTCCGCTGCAACGGCTCACCGAGCACGATTTCTCGATGGCCAACCTCTCGGCGGTCTATGTGGGCCATTCGTTCGAGTACAGTTCGTGGAGCAAGATCTACACCGACAGGAACGAGCCCTACACCAACGAACGCGACCACCGTGACGAGAACGGCAATTACGTCTCGGCCGAGGGCAACTACTACGACAACTGGTACATCAACCCCGTGGAGACGCGCGACTCGATCTACGAGCGGGTCATTTCGAACCGTTTCTTCGTGCAGGCGCAGCCTTGGGACCGCAACGGGGTGGTCGGGACGCTCGACGCCGGCGTCGGCATCGACATGCACACCTACTCGCAATTCGAACTGAAAGATTACCTGACGGGGAAGTATACGAAGGTCAACAAGACGAGTTACTTCTTTTACGGCTCCGTCAGCGGAAAGATAAAGAAATATGTCGACTGGGACGGAAATCTCAAATTCTACCCGTCGGGATACAGAGGTGGAGACCTTTCGATCGGCGCGCACCTCGCGCTGAAAGGCTACCTCCGCGGACACCCCCTGATTCTCGAAGGCCGGTTCACGATGGACCGCCGTTCGCCCAACTACTGGCAGGAGAATCTATACTCGAACCATTATATATGGAACACTCCTTTGAACAAGGAGAATGAAACTCGGTTCGAGGTCAAGTTTTCGGTCCCCGATTTCGCTTTCGAAGCAGGGGCATGGCAGGGAGTCGTCTCCGACAAGATCTACTACAAGTCGGACAGCAACGTCGGCCAGCACAGCGGGAACGTAAGCCTCACGAGTGTGTATGCTCGCAAAGATTTCCGCCTCGGCGGACTTCATTTGGACAACAGGGTATTGTTGCAGTGGAGTACGGATCAAGATGTTGTACCCGTTCCGCTTTTGAGCGCCTTCCTTTCGTATTACTACGAGTTCTGGGTCGTGCGCGATGTACTGCGCCTGCAGATCGGTCTGGACGGACGCTATAATACACGGTATTATGCGCCCGGTTACAATCCGGCACTGTCGGTGTATTACAACCAGCGGGAGGTCGAAGTGGGGAACTATCCCTACATGGACGCTTTCGCAATGGCAAAGTGGAAGAGAATGCGGATATTTCTGAAATATCAGCATGTGAACAAGGGACTGTTCGGTAACGGAGAATATTTCTCGGCGGCTCGCTATCCGCTCAATCCGGGCATGTTCAAAATCGGTATCTCGTGGGGATTCTATGATTAG
- a CDS encoding PCMD domain-containing protein — MTRYLKTAFAAAAALLAASCIRNDIPYPVIELRIANVEGPGFTVSENNAASRVVTLALDETTDIRNVKIDAVTYDAVIHSVELDKAEILKQVRSSRELTGTFNLLSPIYTTLSLYQDYDWTIRATQTIERRFNVTGQIGATEIDAESRTAKVYVPDNTDLKHIEVSELKLGPAGITTYSPTLEELSGSSFESVRFVDVTCHGITERWMLYVETSNVKIALRDPDVWKNTATITALVSAEEYASGAALEYRIKGDMEWQAMQESGYDAGILTATIAPEWDTATNPKELTVYKLVPKKGFFAGHTYEFRLLVGGEETETMEYAAPSGQIIPGGDMEGSPSCFTTNNKETETWGSGNNTAKSSLCTKATFEGMQGSQCAKLTASVTLKILASGNLFFGTFNFQGFTGPGTVGFGQKYNYTARPSALKVLYHATVGTVDQNKYNGPLAVGEQDISQIFVCIVDWSARREVTSGLITPSGMWSPAEQTNLEGSGNIIAYGILPINKTTAGNSLVPAEIPLLYYDKEAAAPTGKYTLVISCSTSAYGDYMNGCTENVLYVDDFEWVY; from the coding sequence ATGACCAGATACCTGAAAACAGCATTCGCCGCGGCCGCCGCGCTCCTCGCAGCGTCGTGCATCCGCAACGATATCCCCTATCCCGTCATCGAACTGCGCATCGCCAACGTCGAGGGGCCGGGATTCACGGTTTCGGAGAACAACGCCGCCTCGCGGGTCGTCACCCTCGCGCTCGACGAAACCACCGATATCCGCAATGTGAAGATCGACGCCGTGACCTACGATGCCGTCATCCACAGCGTCGAGCTGGATAAAGCCGAGATCCTGAAGCAGGTGCGCAGCTCGCGGGAGCTGACCGGCACGTTCAACCTGCTCTCGCCGATCTACACCACGCTGTCGCTCTATCAGGACTACGACTGGACGATTCGCGCCACGCAGACCATCGAGCGGCGCTTCAACGTGACGGGGCAGATCGGCGCGACGGAGATCGACGCAGAAAGCCGCACCGCCAAGGTCTATGTACCTGACAATACCGACCTGAAACACATCGAAGTCTCGGAACTCAAACTCGGCCCCGCCGGCATCACCACCTACTCGCCCACGCTCGAGGAGCTTTCGGGCAGCAGTTTCGAATCGGTGCGCTTCGTGGACGTCACCTGCCACGGCATCACCGAGCGGTGGATGCTTTATGTGGAGACGTCCAACGTGAAAATAGCGCTCCGGGACCCCGACGTGTGGAAAAACACAGCGACGATCACGGCGCTCGTTTCCGCCGAGGAGTATGCTTCGGGCGCCGCACTGGAATACCGCATCAAGGGCGACATGGAGTGGCAGGCGATGCAGGAGAGCGGCTACGACGCCGGAATCCTGACGGCGACGATCGCCCCCGAATGGGACACCGCAACGAATCCCAAAGAACTCACCGTCTACAAGCTGGTCCCGAAAAAGGGATTTTTCGCAGGTCACACCTACGAATTCCGCCTGCTGGTCGGCGGCGAAGAGACAGAGACAATGGAATACGCGGCTCCTTCCGGACAAATCATTCCGGGCGGCGACATGGAAGGCTCGCCGAGCTGCTTCACGACCAACAACAAGGAGACGGAGACTTGGGGCAGCGGAAACAACACCGCGAAATCCAGCCTTTGTACAAAAGCGACCTTCGAGGGAATGCAAGGCAGCCAATGCGCCAAGCTCACGGCCAGCGTAACGCTGAAGATTCTGGCCTCCGGCAATCTATTCTTCGGGACATTCAATTTCCAAGGCTTTACGGGTCCCGGCACGGTGGGGTTCGGACAGAAATACAACTATACGGCACGCCCTTCAGCGCTGAAAGTCCTGTATCACGCCACGGTAGGCACCGTCGACCAAAACAAATACAACGGTCCGCTGGCCGTCGGGGAACAGGACATCAGCCAGATATTCGTCTGCATCGTGGACTGGTCGGCCCGCCGTGAAGTGACATCCGGACTGATCACCCCGAGCGGCATGTGGAGCCCCGCCGAGCAAACGAACCTCGAGGGTTCAGGGAACATCATCGCCTATGGAATACTTCCCATCAACAAAACGACCGCGGGCAATTCGTTGGTTCCGGCCGAGATTCCGCTGCTGTATTACGACAAGGAGGCCGCCGCTCCGACGGGTAAATACACGCTGGTGATCTCCTGTTCGACGAGCGCCTACGGCGACTACATGAACGGATGTACGGAAAACGTCCTCTACGTCGACGATTTCGAGTGGGTCTATTGA
- a CDS encoding DUF4493 domain-containing protein: MKTFSIILTAAITAILFAAGCVNEDPAYKKEPGTTPTTDGNGYLSMAGMTMRVIYDDQTETQPDDTAGETVKPKTRAEEAQPDVDQFIVEITDAEGTPVYKDTYANLRAETDETDGKMELPVGSYTLEVRSEEPSSELADWEHPVYFATRDFAIEKDKETPLEEIVCTLNNIKVTVACSKDLADRLTDATVSTVTLGEKSMVFAKGEARAAYFTSLAELNTLQFNLTGAFADTPETPLQFNKEIPNVKAGQWRKITLVVTYADKGEMKFDIKVQNFVLDEEIPIDGTANLWEPVYEEGPDPMAPVIEWPGHDLTQPFQITASMFDADGNCTEPFALNLSAPNGIESFVLTFSSTNSAFMDALMEIQIPHTLDLCTTTQGPAYAILSGFGLPLGDKLRGATAKQFDIAGQIPMLFANPGFEGTHTFACTMTDAKGLSTSAELRLEVSKGTAAPTVVWKDHDLSQRYQIFGGETIDIDITAEAGIQSLVVEIISAKLTPEELLGVGIPAVFDLCDVPGAGDRTPEEVAGVLNSFGFPVNEEVAGKTVLPTISITPFVSLMQQVAYDCDNDFKLTITDKAGQTTTETLQLYVHPLP; the protein is encoded by the coding sequence ATGAAGACTTTTTCCATCATCCTGACGGCAGCCATAACGGCGATCCTGTTCGCGGCAGGCTGCGTGAACGAGGACCCGGCCTATAAAAAGGAGCCCGGCACCACCCCGACAACGGACGGCAACGGTTATCTGTCGATGGCCGGCATGACGATGCGCGTCATCTACGACGACCAGACCGAGACACAGCCCGACGACACGGCGGGTGAGACCGTCAAGCCCAAGACGCGCGCCGAAGAGGCCCAACCCGATGTCGACCAGTTCATCGTCGAGATCACCGACGCCGAAGGCACCCCGGTCTACAAGGACACCTATGCCAACCTGCGGGCTGAAACCGACGAAACCGACGGCAAAATGGAACTCCCGGTGGGCAGCTATACGCTGGAGGTCCGCTCGGAGGAGCCGTCCTCGGAACTCGCCGATTGGGAACATCCCGTCTATTTCGCAACGCGCGATTTCGCAATCGAAAAGGACAAGGAGACGCCCCTCGAGGAGATCGTCTGCACGCTGAACAACATCAAGGTGACGGTCGCCTGCTCGAAAGACCTCGCGGACCGGCTCACCGACGCGACGGTTTCCACGGTCACGCTGGGCGAAAAGTCGATGGTCTTTGCCAAGGGTGAAGCGCGCGCGGCCTATTTCACCTCCCTCGCGGAGCTCAACACGCTCCAGTTCAACCTGACGGGAGCTTTCGCCGACACACCCGAAACGCCCCTCCAGTTCAACAAGGAGATTCCCAATGTCAAGGCCGGACAATGGCGCAAGATCACGCTCGTGGTCACCTACGCCGACAAGGGCGAAATGAAATTCGACATCAAGGTCCAGAATTTCGTACTGGACGAAGAAATTCCGATCGACGGCACGGCGAACCTCTGGGAACCGGTCTATGAAGAGGGTCCCGACCCCATGGCCCCGGTGATCGAATGGCCCGGCCACGATCTCACGCAGCCGTTCCAAATCACGGCTTCGATGTTCGATGCCGACGGCAACTGCACCGAGCCTTTCGCGCTGAATCTCTCCGCCCCCAACGGCATCGAATCGTTCGTGCTGACCTTCTCGTCGACGAACTCCGCCTTTATGGACGCCCTCATGGAGATTCAGATTCCCCACACGCTCGACCTCTGCACCACCACGCAGGGCCCGGCCTATGCGATCCTCTCGGGCTTCGGGCTTCCGCTGGGCGACAAGCTCCGCGGTGCAACGGCCAAACAGTTCGACATCGCGGGCCAGATTCCGATGCTCTTCGCCAACCCCGGATTCGAAGGCACCCACACCTTCGCCTGCACGATGACCGACGCCAAAGGTCTCTCGACCTCGGCGGAGCTTCGCCTCGAGGTCAGCAAGGGCACGGCAGCTCCGACCGTCGTATGGAAAGACCACGACCTCAGCCAGCGGTACCAAATCTTCGGCGGGGAAACGATCGACATCGACATCACGGCCGAAGCGGGTATCCAATCGCTTGTGGTAGAGATCATATCCGCGAAACTGACACCCGAAGAGCTGCTGGGCGTAGGCATCCCCGCCGTATTCGACCTTTGCGACGTGCCGGGTGCCGGAGACCGCACCCCGGAAGAGGTCGCCGGAGTATTAAACAGTTTCGGTTTCCCGGTCAACGAAGAGGTTGCGGGCAAGACCGTTCTGCCGACGATCTCCATCACGCCGTTCGTCTCGCTGATGCAGCAGGTCGCATACGACTGTGACAACGACTTCAAACTCACGATCACCGACAAGGCAGGGCAGACAACGACGGAGACCCTCCAGCTCTACGTTCATCCCCTGCCCTAA
- the pssA gene encoding CDP-diacylglycerol--serine O-phosphatidyltransferase, with protein MKIKFFTIPNLLTLSNLLCGSVAAVAALVWGNLTLAFGLMILAAVFDFFDGFVARLLNQSSPIGLQLDSLADDITFGFLPAAVMYVLYQRMPGVWLPEGNIGLFVFVFTAFAALRLAKFNIDDTQRSEFCGLPSPAAAMLCVSLGLLAECYGLTLHREVVLAVAVVVGLLMISNVRMFALKFHGFGWKGNGLRYTFILVSAVMAVVLRGYAVPLIIVLYILISLFRGLACRANGCGKAE; from the coding sequence ATGAAAATCAAATTCTTCACGATACCTAACCTGCTGACCCTCTCGAACCTGCTCTGCGGTTCGGTTGCAGCGGTCGCTGCGTTGGTCTGGGGCAACCTGACGCTGGCCTTCGGACTGATGATTCTGGCTGCCGTGTTCGACTTTTTCGACGGCTTCGTGGCGCGTCTGCTCAACCAGAGTTCGCCCATCGGACTGCAACTGGATTCGCTGGCCGACGACATCACCTTCGGGTTCCTGCCCGCCGCCGTGATGTATGTCCTCTACCAGCGGATGCCGGGTGTCTGGCTGCCGGAGGGGAATATCGGGCTCTTTGTCTTCGTTTTCACCGCCTTTGCGGCGCTGCGGCTGGCGAAATTCAACATCGACGACACGCAGCGGAGCGAGTTTTGCGGGCTTCCTTCGCCGGCTGCGGCGATGCTCTGCGTCTCGCTCGGCCTGCTGGCCGAATGTTACGGACTGACGCTCCACCGCGAGGTGGTGCTGGCCGTGGCCGTGGTCGTGGGGCTGCTGATGATCTCGAACGTGCGCATGTTCGCCCTCAAGTTTCACGGCTTCGGCTGGAAAGGGAACGGTTTGCGCTACACGTTTATTCTCGTCAGCGCTGTGATGGCAGTTGTTTTGCGCGGGTATGCCGTGCCGCTGATCATCGTGCTTTACATCCTGATTTCACTCTTCCGGGGGCTTGCCTGCCGGGCAAACGGCTGTGGGAAAGCCGAATAG
- a CDS encoding transglycosylase SLT domain-containing protein: protein MLKKTVLTFAFLTILTTFYGFNAQFSAPATGNALNAEAAMDYSLLPEGSYLISAYDNLIRSISEQEGHDWRLMSAIAYHESRFTPDITSRSGARGLMQIMPSVARQFDVPVTEVSNPETNIWLANKLLSKIMSTLRLPEGISEKDRMSIVLASYNSGIGHVSDARRLAKLNGENPNSWEVVARYLSLKADPAYYESEVVKCGRFTGSRQTLAYVNDVIGRYDRYCRVAGR from the coding sequence ATGTTAAAAAAGACCGTATTAACGTTTGCGTTCTTAACCATTCTGACTACTTTTTACGGCTTCAACGCCCAGTTCAGCGCACCCGCGACGGGCAACGCACTGAACGCCGAGGCTGCGATGGACTACTCGCTGCTCCCCGAGGGCAGCTACCTCATCTCGGCCTACGACAACCTGATCCGCAGCATCAGCGAACAGGAGGGGCACGACTGGCGGCTGATGAGCGCCATCGCCTACCACGAATCGCGCTTCACGCCCGACATCACCTCGCGCAGCGGGGCCCGCGGGCTGATGCAGATCATGCCTTCGGTGGCACGTCAGTTCGACGTCCCCGTGACGGAGGTTTCCAATCCGGAGACCAACATCTGGCTGGCCAACAAGCTGCTGTCGAAAATCATGTCGACGCTTCGCCTTCCCGAAGGCATCTCCGAGAAGGACCGGATGAGCATCGTTCTGGCATCGTACAACAGCGGCATCGGCCATGTGAGCGATGCGCGGCGTCTGGCGAAGCTGAACGGAGAGAATCCCAATTCGTGGGAGGTCGTGGCACGTTACCTCAGCCTGAAGGCCGATCCCGCGTATTACGAGAGCGAAGTGGTCAAATGCGGACGTTTCACCGGTAGCCGGCAGACGCTGGCCTATGTGAACGACGTGATAGGACGCTACGACAGATACTGCCGCGTTGCCGGGAGGTAA